From the genome of Glycine soja cultivar W05 unplaced genomic scaffold, ASM419377v2 tig00104729_1_pilon, whole genome shotgun sequence, one region includes:
- the LOC114404602 gene encoding U-box domain-containing protein 9-like: MAKPGVLESDPGVMVKKAIELKRELQRLVKSIVDDEDCSTETIDQAKETLCVLKELKLRKRSSLSLKLQNKSVTSSFPDEFKCPLSKELMRDPVILASGQTYDRPFIQKWLNAGNRTCPRTHQVLSHTVLTPNHLIREMIEQWSKNQGIEFSNTVQYIDEEGLNKADCEHFLCLLKKMSSTLSDQKTAAKELRLLTKKHPCFRVLFCDSADAIPQLLKPICGSDSFGSVHPDLQEDVITTLLNISIHDNNKKLVAETPMVIPLLMRALRSGTIETRSNAAAALFTLSALDSNKELIGKSGALKPLIDLLEEGHPLAMKDVASAIFNICVMHENKARAVKDGAVRVILAKINKQIHVAELLAILALLSSHQRAVHDMGDLGAVPSLLRIIKESSCERNKENCVAILQTICLYDRSKLKEIREEENGHKTISELAKNGTSRAKRKASGILERLNRVVHITHTA, encoded by the exons ATGGCCAAGCCTGGGGTGTTGGAGTCTGATCCAGGGGTGATGGTGAAGAAGGCCATAGAGTTGAAGAGAGAGCTTCAGAGGTTGGTGAAGTCCATTGTGGATGATGAGGATTGCAGCACTGAGACCATTGATCAGGCCAAAGAGACTCTCTGTGTTCTCAAGGAGTTGAAGCTCAGAAAGAGGTCTTCACTGTCTCTGAAGCTTCAAAACAAGAGTGTCACTTCTTCTTTCCCTGATGAATTCAAGTGCCCTCTTTCCAAGGAATTGATGAGAGATCCTGTCATTTTGGCTTCTGGTCAG ACATATGATAGACCTTTCATTCAAAAATGGCTAAATGCTGGAAATAGGACTTGCCCTCGGACACATCAAGTCCTTTCACACACTGTGCTTACACCAAATCATCTAATAAGGGAAATGATAGAACAATGGTCTAAAAACCAAGGGATTGAATTTTCAAATACTGTTCAATATATTGACGAGGAAGGTTTAAACAAAGCTGACTGCGAGCATTTTCTTTGTTTGCTTAAGAAAATGTCATCAACACTTTCTGATCAGAAGACGGCTGCAAAAGAACTGCGCTTGTTGACAAAGAAGCATCCTTGTTTCCGGGTACTTTTTTGTGATTCAGCAGACGCCATTCCCCAATTGCTTAAGCCAATTTGTGGGAGTGATTCCTTTGGTAGTGTTCACCCTGATCTACAAGAAGATGTAATCACAACACTCCTCAACATCTCTATTCATGATAACAATAAAAAGCTAGTGGCTGAAACTCCTATGGTAATTCCTCTCCTTATGAGAGCATTGAGATCAGGAACAATTGAAACGAGAAGCAACGCTGCAGCTGCACTTTTCACTTTGTCAGCTCTTGACTCAAACAAGGAACTCATAGGGAAATCTGGAGCCTTGAAGCCGTTAATTGACCTCTTGGAAGAAGGGCATCCCTTAGCTATGAAGGATGTTGCTTCAGCAATTTTTAACATATGTGTAATGCATGAGAACAAGGCAAGAGCCGTGAAGGATGGTGCAGTGAGGGTGATTTTGGCAAAGATAAATAAGCAGATTCATGTTGCTGAGTTACTAGCTATCCTTGCACTGCTTTCAAGTCACCAGAGGGCTGTTCATGACATGGGAGATCTTGGAGCTGTTCCTAGCTTGCTAAGGATCATTAAAGAGAGCTCGTGCGAACGCAACAAGGAGAATTGTGTAGCAATCCTTCAAACCATTTGTCTGTATGATAGATCAAAGTTGAAGGAAATAAGGGAAGAGGAGAACGGCCACAAAACAATCTCTGAGCTAGCAAAAAATGGAACATCTAGGGCTAAGAGGAAAGCTAGTGGAATTCTTGAGAGATTGAATAGGGTTGTTCACATCACACACACTGCATAA